A single Streptomyces mirabilis DNA region contains:
- the upp gene encoding uracil phosphoribosyltransferase produces the protein MRLHVVDHPLVAHKLTTLRDRRTDSATFRRLADELVTLLAYEATRDVRTEQVDIVTPVASTTGVKLSYPRPLVVPILRAGLGMLDGMVRLLPTAEVGFLGMVRDEETLQASTYATRMPDDLSGRQVYVLDPMLATGGTLVAAIQELIKRGADDVTAVVLLAAPEGVEVMERELAGTPVTVVTASVDERLNEHGYIVPGLGDAGDRMYGAAE, from the coding sequence ATGCGTCTCCACGTCGTCGACCACCCCCTGGTCGCCCATAAGCTCACCACCCTGCGCGACCGGCGCACCGACTCCGCGACCTTCCGGCGGCTCGCCGACGAGCTGGTCACCCTGCTCGCCTACGAGGCCACCCGGGACGTGCGCACCGAGCAGGTCGACATCGTGACCCCGGTCGCCTCCACCACGGGCGTCAAGCTGTCCTACCCGCGCCCGCTGGTCGTGCCGATCCTGCGTGCGGGCCTCGGCATGCTCGACGGCATGGTGCGGCTGCTGCCGACCGCCGAGGTGGGCTTCCTGGGCATGGTGCGCGACGAGGAGACGCTCCAGGCGTCCACGTACGCGACCCGGATGCCGGACGACCTCTCCGGGCGCCAGGTGTACGTCCTCGACCCGATGCTGGCCACCGGCGGCACGCTCGTCGCGGCGATCCAGGAGCTGATCAAGCGCGGCGCCGACGACGTCACCGCCGTGGTGCTGCTCGCCGCCCCGGAGGGCGTCGAGGTCATGGAGCGCGAGCTCGCGGGCACGCCGGTGACGGTCGTGACCGCGTCGGTCGACGAACGGCTCAACGAGCACGGTTACATCGTGCCGGGGCTGGGCGACGCGGGGGACCGGATGTACGGGGCGGCCGAGTAG